The genome window GTTTCAATCATTTTAGAAACTTGCCTTTCCTCAATTTTATTAATAACTGCCAGTGCATGTCTGGTAATTTCTTCAGTTGTTTTTTTTATGATTTCCATTTTTTCACTTGATTAGATTTATTTAATGCTCAGAACTAATAAATAACTGGTTCATGCCTAAATGATAATTTAAAGACCGGTAATTCTAATACCGGCTAATCTGGTTTTGTTTCTAATATTTAAATTTATTAAAAGAGGAGTAATTTTTTCTACAATACGGGCATTTTCCAGAGGCCCGCAATCAATAGCTTTAACACCAGGTATTTTCTCAGCTAACTCCATTACAACGGCTTTAGATTCAGAATCGTCTCCAGATATTAGACAATCGCATTTTACATCTTCTTTAATATTGGTTAAACTGGCAGAACTCACATTGTTAAATGCTGAAACTACAATGGTGTTTTTATCCTTTAAAATTTCGGCAGTTCTCTCTGCAGCAGATCCTTCCCATAAATCTATGTATCTGGTGCTCTTACCACCCACACATGTTTCTAGTGGCACGGTTGCATCAACCAGGATTTTTCCTTCTAAATAATCTTTTATACTACTAAGTGTAATTTTTTGAGCTTGTAGGGGAACGGTTAATATTACTATATCTCCCTGAGCAGCTGCGTCCTGATTGGTCATCCCCTGGATACAATCAAGTTCTTCACCCTTAAGCATATTATGAATGACATTAACACTATTTTCAGCTTTTTTAATATCTCTGGATCCTAAAAGAACCTTTTCTCCTGATTTTGCAAATCTCAATGCCAGTCCAAATCCCTGATCCCCGGTTCCACCTATTATAGCCACTTTCATTTTTTCACCAATTATAAAGAATAATAATTATTTAATGATTTAATTTCATATTATAAAAATTAAT of Methanobacteriales archaeon HGW-Methanobacteriales-1 contains these proteins:
- the npdG gene encoding NADPH-dependent F420 reductase; amino-acid sequence: MKVAIIGGTGDQGFGLALRFAKSGEKVLLGSRDIKKAENSVNVIHNMLKGEELDCIQGMTNQDAAAQGDIVILTVPLQAQKITLSSIKDYLEGKILVDATVPLETCVGGKSTRYIDLWEGSAAERTAEILKDKNTIVVSAFNNVSSASLTNIKEDVKCDCLISGDDSESKAVVMELAEKIPGVKAIDCGPLENARIVEKITPLLINLNIRNKTRLAGIRITGL